From a single Miscanthus floridulus cultivar M001 chromosome 8, ASM1932011v1, whole genome shotgun sequence genomic region:
- the LOC136474693 gene encoding E3 ubiquitin-protein ligase CIP8-like, which yields MANDSLAHHLLLPLAGGCWSDVDEEEEEPGNVSFPSFWPPFPALSSDSDSDAASFVRPRMDRPRETAASSFFGLGFHDGDDDEWAPPDEDGELALPLCWDCLQLEDHDDDHRRWDLGVSDEDEWEQVAGREEEEAAAASAVRILEWEVLLAANSLGSLAVDDADGDDDLDAGIETYFLDDADDLLFGQLAAADADHEPPGKCGRPAAKAAVEALPTVVVAEADAARGDAQCAVCKDGVEAGERARRLPCAHLYHDGCILPWLAIRNTCPLCRHELPTDDPEYEKWKARRAAGDGGDADRRGTAAGWRGIKSMWIGCGGGDFHRESDDITRCV from the exons ATGGCCAACGATTCCCTCGCCCACCACCTGCTGCTCCCTCTCGCCGGCGGCTGCTGGTCCGACgttgatgaggaggaggaggagccgggcaACGTCTCCTTCCCCTCATTCTGGCCGCCCTTCCCCGCTCTCTCGTCGGACTCCGACTCCGACGCCGCCAGCTTCGTGCGTCCGCGCATGGACCGGCCCCGGGAGACCGCCGCGTCGTCCTTCTTCGGGCTCGGCTTCCACGACGGGGACGACGACGAGTGGGCGCCACCCGACGAGGACGGGGAGCTCGCGCTGCCGCTCTGCTGGGACTGCCTGCAGCTGGAGGACCACGACGACGACCACCGGAGGTGGGACTTGGGCGTGAGCGACGAGGACGAGTGGGAGCAGGTCGCcggcagggaggaggaggaggcggctgcgGCGTCCGCGGTACGGATCCTGGAGTGGGAGGTGCTGCTCGCCGCCAACAGCCTGGGGAGCCTCGCGGTGGACGAcgccgacggcgacgacgacctgGACGCGGGGATCGAGACGTACTTCCTCGACGACGCCGACGACCTGCTATTCGGTCAGCTTGCCGCCGCGGATGCGGACCACGAGCCGCCGGGCAAGTGCGGGCGGCCGGCCGCGAAGGCCGCGGTGGAGGCGCTCCCTACGGTGGTGGTCGCGGAGGCCGACGCGGCACGCGGCGACGCGCAGTGCGCGGTGTGCAAGGACGGCGTCGAGGCCGGGGAGCGCGCCCGGAGGCTGCCGTGCGCGCACCTCTACCACGACGGCTGCATCCTGCCGTGGCTCGCCATCCGCAACACGTGCCCGCTCTGCCGCCACGAGCTGCCCACCGATGACCCCGAGTACGAGAAGTGGAAGGCGAGGCGGGCCGCCGGCGACGGTGGCGATGCAGACCGGCGTGGCACGGCGGCAG gttggagagggatCAAATCAATGTGGattggttgtggtggtggtgattTTCATAGAGAGAGTGATGACATAACACGGTGCGTTTAA